One genomic region from Sphingobacterium sp. UGAL515B_05 encodes:
- a CDS encoding aldehyde dehydrogenase family protein, with translation MSAIKRPSFKERYDNYIGGKFVAPIQGKYFDNISPVDGKVFTQVAHSTKEDLDLAVNTAAKAFETWGKTSATERSIILNKIADRIEANLEYIAAVETIDNGKAVRETLNADIPLAIDHFRYFAGVIRAEEGAISELDSNTVSLIVHEPIGVVAQIIPWNFPILMAVWKLAPALAAGNTVVLKPAESTPASILVLMEIIGDLIPAGVVNIVNGFGAELGRSLVTNPKVSKAAFTGSTATGRLVMQYATENIIPVTLELGGKSPNIFFSSVMDADDAFLDKAIEGAVLFALNQGEICTCPSRLLIQEDIYEKFIAKVIDRVNQIKVGDPLDPTTMMGAQASKIQKDKIMSYIKLGKEEGAEVLTGGDENNVGAGFEEGYYIKPTLFKGDNSMRIFQEEIFGPVLAVTTFKDEQEAIAIANDTMYGLGAGVWTRDAHQLYQVPRAIQAGRVWVNQYHSYPAGAPFGGYKQSGIGRENHKMMLAHYRQAKNMLISYSKEKLGFF, from the coding sequence ATGAGCGCAATTAAAAGACCATCGTTCAAAGAACGATATGACAACTACATTGGTGGTAAATTTGTTGCACCAATTCAAGGAAAATATTTCGATAATATCTCGCCGGTAGACGGAAAAGTGTTTACTCAAGTTGCCCATTCAACAAAAGAAGATCTGGATCTCGCTGTCAACACTGCAGCCAAAGCTTTTGAAACCTGGGGAAAAACATCCGCTACAGAACGAAGTATTATCCTCAATAAAATTGCTGACCGCATTGAAGCTAATTTAGAATATATCGCAGCCGTTGAAACGATAGACAACGGAAAAGCGGTACGTGAAACACTCAATGCGGATATCCCATTAGCCATCGACCATTTCCGGTATTTTGCTGGTGTAATCCGTGCTGAAGAGGGGGCCATAAGCGAACTGGACAGCAATACGGTGTCGCTGATTGTACACGAACCAATCGGGGTTGTTGCACAGATTATTCCATGGAATTTCCCGATTCTAATGGCTGTATGGAAACTAGCTCCGGCCCTTGCTGCAGGGAACACTGTCGTGTTAAAACCTGCTGAAAGTACACCAGCATCTATTCTTGTTCTTATGGAAATCATCGGTGATTTGATTCCTGCCGGAGTGGTCAATATCGTCAACGGTTTCGGCGCAGAGCTTGGTCGTTCCTTGGTCACCAATCCAAAGGTTTCCAAAGCAGCATTCACAGGTTCCACAGCAACAGGACGTTTGGTCATGCAATATGCGACTGAAAATATCATCCCGGTAACCCTGGAATTGGGGGGAAAATCGCCCAATATTTTCTTCAGTTCGGTAATGGATGCAGATGATGCATTTTTGGACAAAGCAATTGAAGGGGCGGTATTATTCGCGCTCAACCAGGGCGAAATTTGCACCTGCCCCTCTCGCCTACTGATCCAGGAGGATATTTATGAAAAATTCATTGCTAAAGTGATCGATCGGGTTAATCAGATCAAAGTTGGGGATCCATTAGACCCAACAACAATGATGGGTGCTCAGGCATCGAAGATTCAAAAAGATAAGATCATGTCCTATATCAAACTTGGCAAAGAAGAAGGAGCCGAAGTATTGACTGGCGGAGATGAAAACAATGTTGGTGCTGGTTTTGAAGAAGGCTACTACATCAAACCCACCCTATTCAAAGGAGATAATAGCATGCGCATTTTCCAGGAAGAAATCTTCGGCCCCGTGCTTGCAGTGACCACGTTCAAAGACGAACAAGAAGCAATTGCCATCGCTAACGATACCATGTATGGTCTCGGAGCAGGTGTATGGACCCGAGATGCACATCAGCTTTATCAGGTTCCACGTGCTATACAAGCTGGACGCGTATGGGTAAATCAGTACCACTCCTACCCAGCCGGTGCTCCATTTGGCGGATACAAACAATCAGGAATTGGACGAGAAAACCATAAAATGATGCTTGCCCACTACAGACAGGCCAAGAATATGTTGATCTCCTACAGTAAAGAAAAACTTGGTTTCTTTTAA
- a CDS encoding AraC family transcriptional regulator, with amino-acid sequence MGDRTLIHTLPFSRARELSTLVENRRAFTLDSLELNIYETYRVSQHVPLCFDDLVMINMIQGKKIMHLENVKAFDYLPGQMMVLPASVAMHIDFPEATLDQPTQCTALTIHKEKIAAVLDYLNEFYPKEQFNQWRLDPDFFHLYNSTELADLVNKLFQIIISENPLKDVLADLTFKELTIRLLQSQSLIALKIGKSPNKVLLHVQEFIQKHITEKISIGLLERTAHMSKASLTRMFNRELGLSPMEYVIQQRIEKAKKMLLLTRNVKESCYGAGFNDVNYFVRLFKSRVGMTPGAFVLAR; translated from the coding sequence ATGGGAGACAGAACGCTGATTCATACATTGCCATTTTCTCGGGCACGGGAGCTTAGCACATTGGTAGAGAACCGACGTGCATTTACGTTGGATAGTTTGGAGCTTAATATCTACGAAACCTATCGGGTGTCGCAGCATGTACCTTTATGTTTTGATGATTTGGTTATGATTAACATGATCCAAGGTAAAAAGATCATGCATTTGGAGAATGTAAAGGCTTTTGACTATCTGCCCGGTCAGATGATGGTGTTGCCTGCATCGGTGGCTATGCATATTGACTTTCCGGAAGCGACGCTCGACCAGCCCACACAATGTACTGCTTTAACGATTCATAAAGAGAAGATAGCAGCAGTCTTGGACTATCTTAATGAGTTTTATCCGAAAGAACAATTTAATCAGTGGCGGCTTGATCCGGATTTTTTTCATCTGTACAATTCGACTGAGCTCGCCGACCTGGTAAATAAGTTGTTTCAAATTATTATTAGCGAAAATCCGTTGAAAGATGTACTTGCAGATTTGACTTTTAAAGAGCTTACGATTCGGCTACTTCAGTCACAGTCGTTGATTGCATTAAAAATTGGGAAGTCGCCCAACAAGGTACTGTTACATGTGCAGGAATTTATTCAGAAACATATTACCGAGAAAATTTCAATTGGTTTATTGGAGCGGACTGCCCACATGAGCAAAGCGAGTCTTACGCGGATGTTTAACCGTGAACTTGGACTTAGTCCGATGGAATATGTGATCCAACAGCGTATCGAGAAGGCAAAAAAAATGCTTTTACTCACCCGGAATGTAAAGGAGTCTTGCTATGGGGCTGGATTTAATGATGTCAACTACTTTGTCCGGCTTTTTAAAAGCAGGGTAGGAATGACGCCAGGCGCATTTGTCCTGGCGCGTTAA
- the smpB gene encoding SsrA-binding protein SmpB translates to MALSSDINIKNKKASFEYHLLDKYIAGIRLLGTEIKSIREGKANINDSFCSFFEDGLYIRNMHIAEYSMGSFYNHEAKRDRQLLLTKRELKKLKEKGEERGFTIVPLRIFISSRGFAKVEIALAQGKKDFDKRENIKEKDIKRELNRVMKF, encoded by the coding sequence ATGGCTTTATCTTCAGATATCAATATAAAAAATAAAAAAGCTTCTTTTGAATACCACTTACTGGACAAGTACATTGCAGGAATTCGATTATTGGGTACAGAAATAAAATCCATACGCGAAGGAAAGGCAAATATTAACGATAGTTTCTGTAGTTTTTTTGAGGACGGATTATACATCCGTAACATGCACATTGCCGAATACTCCATGGGATCTTTCTATAACCATGAGGCAAAACGTGACCGTCAACTGCTATTGACAAAAAGAGAATTAAAAAAACTGAAAGAGAAGGGGGAAGAACGTGGTTTTACCATTGTACCCTTACGCATCTTTATCAGTTCCCGGGGTTTTGCCAAAGTTGAAATTGCCTTGGCACAGGGTAAAAAAGATTTTGACAAACGAGAAAACATCAAAGAAAAAGATATTAAACGTGAGCTTAATCGCGTGATGAAATTCTAG
- a CDS encoding acyl-CoA thioesterase: MTLQERIDLSETHVCTTVFPFLTNHHDTLFGGKAMSIMDEVSFMAATRFCRKTLVTVSTERIDFNKAIPSGSIIEAIARVQNVGRTSLKVKVEIFLEHMYKEGRELAIEGVFTFVALDENKQPIPVLEGLDIE, translated from the coding sequence ATGACTTTACAAGAACGTATTGATTTATCAGAAACACACGTCTGCACGACCGTGTTTCCGTTTTTGACGAATCATCACGATACTTTATTCGGCGGCAAGGCGATGTCCATTATGGACGAAGTATCGTTTATGGCTGCAACACGATTTTGCCGCAAAACGTTGGTGACTGTGTCGACAGAGCGTATAGACTTCAATAAGGCAATTCCTTCCGGAAGTATTATTGAAGCTATCGCAAGGGTTCAGAATGTAGGCCGGACCAGCTTGAAGGTGAAGGTCGAGATATTTTTGGAACATATGTACAAGGAGGGAAGAGAACTGGCCATTGAGGGTGTTTTTACATTTGTTGCCCTAGATGAAAACAAACAGCCAATTCCAGTCCTTGAAGGCTTGGATATTGAATAA
- a CDS encoding DUF779 domain-containing protein, which yields MINRLDITEKAKELIHELEAKHGKLMFYQAGGCCEGTQPQCFEEGGYFPRTNDAMIGLAEGYEFWVDRDLFEYWKHAHFTLDVLDGFGPGGFSLETPLGKTFKVHYRLFTVEELNDLSPIKRNE from the coding sequence ATGATTAATAGATTAGACATCACTGAAAAAGCAAAGGAGCTCATTCATGAACTTGAAGCGAAGCATGGTAAATTAATGTTTTATCAGGCCGGAGGCTGCTGCGAGGGTACGCAACCACAGTGTTTTGAGGAAGGAGGGTATTTTCCAAGGACGAATGACGCCATGATCGGATTAGCTGAAGGATATGAATTCTGGGTGGATCGTGATCTCTTTGAATATTGGAAACATGCACATTTCACCCTCGATGTACTAGATGGGTTTGGTCCCGGAGGATTCTCATTGGAAACTCCACTGGGTAAAACTTTCAAAGTTCATTATCGCCTATTTACAGTCGAAGAGCTTAATGATCTCAGCCCAATCAAGCGAAACGAATGA
- a CDS encoding MutS-related protein encodes MTPTAILYDQKHREIASTVLKLNKQVNTLSLSRLFVILGGGALLFYTFQLESLPLVFCCFFALLFLFAYLVRKQSQLELQKNYFEAYLKVLANEQALADGKLNMYDHGQDFEDGAHPYSSDMDVFGTYSLFAQINRATTKQGIDLLASWLDKPLPKNQILANQEAAQELESESAWIWDFQAKLLANLNHKLDIKAFLINYFQDRNFQFGNAFMRVYLKVGPVLFLVALVGSFFVPKLAGVATLIGLFHILWALAKAGSVSMFSSRIDKIGGVLGSYAEAIQSIEDHAWKSIAMQEIAGELKQNQGTGSISLAFKKLAGLINNLDARNNVFVGIFLNLFLLWDFRQVLAIVDWKNKYEHEILNSFDTLAKVEAVTSLAIWKRNHSSYIYPVILDNPLENKIDAQGVYHPLIPSNQVVANDYSSIDHRVALVTGSNMAGKSTFLRTVGINAILAYAGAAVAAASFQLPIYKLISYMRIKDNLNESTSTFKAELNRMKFILDTVSAHSDSFFLIDEMLRGTNSVDKYLGSRAIIKKLVRLDGKGMVATHDLQLSSLQEEFPGDIKNYHFDIRVDEGQMLFDYKLKIGECKIFNASLLLKGIGVDIDENME; translated from the coding sequence ATGACCCCAACTGCAATATTATATGACCAGAAGCACCGCGAAATCGCTTCCACTGTCCTCAAATTAAATAAACAAGTCAATACGCTCAGCTTGTCGCGGCTATTTGTGATACTCGGTGGCGGAGCGTTATTATTTTATACCTTTCAACTGGAAAGCCTTCCGCTGGTGTTTTGCTGTTTTTTTGCATTATTGTTCCTATTCGCCTATCTCGTGCGAAAGCAGAGCCAGCTGGAGCTTCAGAAGAACTATTTTGAAGCCTATCTGAAAGTTTTGGCAAATGAACAGGCCTTGGCAGACGGAAAATTAAATATGTATGATCATGGCCAGGATTTTGAAGATGGCGCGCATCCTTATAGCTCCGATATGGATGTCTTTGGAACATACTCCTTATTTGCACAGATAAATCGGGCAACGACCAAACAGGGGATTGATCTTTTGGCTTCTTGGCTTGATAAACCTCTCCCTAAAAATCAAATACTAGCTAATCAGGAAGCTGCTCAGGAACTGGAAAGTGAATCGGCGTGGATTTGGGATTTTCAGGCAAAGCTTTTGGCCAATCTGAACCATAAATTGGATATCAAAGCATTTTTGATAAATTACTTTCAAGATCGAAATTTTCAGTTCGGAAATGCCTTCATGCGAGTCTATCTCAAAGTAGGGCCTGTTTTATTTTTGGTCGCTTTAGTGGGCAGTTTTTTTGTGCCAAAATTGGCTGGGGTGGCAACATTGATAGGGCTATTCCATATTCTTTGGGCTTTGGCCAAAGCAGGAAGTGTTAGCATGTTCTCCTCTCGAATAGACAAGATAGGTGGCGTGCTTGGCTCATACGCAGAGGCGATTCAATCTATTGAAGACCACGCATGGAAGTCTATTGCTATGCAGGAGATCGCGGGAGAGCTTAAACAAAACCAGGGTACTGGATCTATTTCCCTAGCCTTTAAAAAACTTGCTGGTCTTATTAACAATTTGGATGCCCGGAATAACGTCTTTGTAGGGATATTTCTAAACCTGTTTCTGCTTTGGGATTTTAGACAGGTATTGGCTATTGTTGACTGGAAGAATAAGTACGAACACGAGATTCTAAATTCATTCGATACCTTAGCTAAGGTTGAGGCTGTAACTAGCCTTGCCATTTGGAAGAGAAACCATTCGTCGTACATTTATCCAGTAATTTTGGATAACCCACTGGAAAATAAGATTGACGCGCAAGGGGTATATCATCCATTGATTCCAAGCAATCAGGTCGTAGCCAATGATTACAGTAGTATAGATCATCGAGTTGCTTTGGTGACAGGTTCAAATATGGCAGGAAAGAGTACGTTTCTGCGGACAGTTGGTATTAATGCAATTTTGGCTTATGCCGGAGCGGCGGTTGCTGCAGCTTCTTTTCAGCTCCCGATTTATAAACTGATATCCTATATGCGAATCAAGGATAATCTGAATGAAAGTACGTCGACCTTTAAAGCTGAATTGAATCGGATGAAATTTATATTGGATACAGTTTCAGCACATAGCGATAGTTTTTTCCTAATCGATGAGATGCTTCGTGGGACAAATTCTGTCGACAAATATCTTGGCTCCCGTGCAATCATAAAGAAACTGGTTCGATTGGATGGTAAAGGTATGGTGGCTACACATGACTTACAGCTGTCCAGTTTACAAGAGGAATTTCCGGGAGATATCAAAAATTACCATTTTGACATTCGTGTCGACGAGGGTCAGATGCTGTTTGATTATAAGCTGAAGATAGGAGAATGTAAAATATTCAATGCTTCGCTTTTATTGAAAGGTATAGGAGTGGATATCGACGAAAATATGGAATAA